The region AGAGCTACGgacagagaagaaaatggaggaaggaAGTGTGGTGGCTGTGAACTTTTATGTAGGAAAAAGAACAGTGTTCTGCAGAATCTGCAGCCGGTGATGACATGCGACATCATCAGGGGGCGACCTTAAAGGGACCTTGCGCCACATGTGAACCATAAAGCACACGTTGAGTCATGGCTTTGGAATAAAGATCAATTTTACTGAGATGTGATTAAGACATTACCACAAGTGTAGGAACATAGCCAAGCAATTACAAATACGATGACATAAATTGGTCCGAGAGTGGCTAAACTTCCTCTGACTCAGTTTTTTTAATGAGACTCCGTTAGTTTACAGGATGAAGCTATGCTTGTTTCCTGGCAACAATGTGGCACATTCACTCAAGACGTACTAGAAAAGTCCAtttccactgacacacacacacacacacacacacacacacacacacacacacacacacacacacacacacacacacacacacacacacacacacacacacacacacacacacacacacacacacacacacacacacacacacacacacacacacacacacacactcacacactcactcactcactcactcactcactcactcactcaccgcTCTAAGGGGGGAGTAGAACTGGTCCAGTGAGTTTTAAACCAGCAGTCTTACTGTGGCAGCTGTTCAGCTGGGTAGTTATGcaagacacacattcacagtggTCACCTCATGtcactcttctcctctttcactttttcataAGAAATCATGCTTTACACCTGACTGAAGGAAGCAACAAGACTCTGCTTTAGGgacttattttctcatttatctCACATTAATGGTACAGGAGATATTATAAGACATTAGCTGGCAGCAGATATGGAGACAAGTTCTTTGCTGCTACTTTTCTTAGTtgatttttccctttttgagaaaaagaaagcacagaGTACATTCCTAGGCTCATCGCAGCGATGATGATCATGTTAAAGGATCAGTTAACAGACTGCTGCAAAATGATTTAGATGCCTGTTGCTAAATAAAGGCCTCTTCgccctttttcctctttctaaCATGTTTAACTCTGGGGAGAGAAATGAAAGCGTGAGCGTCACTTTAATGAGAACACAAAAGCAACTCTGCGACCTCTCACATAACTCTGCTCTTTCTTGTCAAGTGCTACCTTCTCATGCCTCTGCTAATCTGTCCTTTCAACATTGCCTCCaacttcctctctcctcctcttcgccACACCTCTCAAAACTTGCATCATggcaccactcacacacacgagTGGTGTTGCCTTAAAGGTCTTACTAGACAAACACATCCCTGTGCTGTTTGTCACGTCTCACTGAGCCGGGATGATCTAAATCTTACTACAAAAACAAACCTCAGTGATTGTGGAATAACTATGAACACTTCTCTCCCGACATGCTCGACGTTTGATTCACTTCCTTAAAGAGATGTATCACATAAGAAACATTTCCTGACATGTAGTGTGCTGGAAAACCCCAGTCTTACAGCAAAGTTATGATGATGCCTGAGTACACTCAATGACCTCTACAAACACATGCTCCCCTGTCCCAGCCTCTGACTCTTCTTCACAtcagtctctctcactcttaCAAACATCATTTTACCAAATGGAGGcagaagaaacaggaagaactcACCTTTTTAACCTGGTCATCCTTAAGCTCAGTGAAGTAATAGGCTAGTAGCTGGGCCGCAATCATCCTggtcctctttctctctcacacacacatgcaggctcacacaaacacacacacacacacactctcggtcccacacacacctacagtcaGATGGAGgaaaatccaaaataaaaaggtaaaaaagaaagaactaCACTAAGCTTTGGCTTTACTTTGTGCATGCAATCTGTCATACGCAGCAAgagatataaaaatatcttaaatCCAATCTGGTGTGGTTTAAAATAGCCAGAGCTGCTTCATGCGGCTAAGATTCTCCGGctcttctgtttctgtgcatgtgagtgaaGCCAGGAAGCATGAGTGAGACAGCAAGTTTAactgcaggaggcagagagagagagagagaagcaggaggGCCAGAACATGAGCCCTGCCCACTATCTCTGAGCTCATTGGCCAGAGTGTGAGTGGCTGTGGGGGGGTGAGTGCCACATCCTCTTTACTGCAATAGGCTGGTCTGCTGACGCCTTGAAGGCAGACTCTGTGATGGAGGGggtagaaagagaaagagggggggcTGCCTAAttagggaggaggagagggagggattgtgagggggggaggggcagagagagagacagggaagaAAGGTGGAGAGTGAATTTGGGTTTTACTGTTTCAAGGAAGTTCTAAAGTTGCACAGCATGCAGTGTGCCTTAATGAGAAGATGATTCACACAGTCGTAGAGTGAGTCAGAGCACTCATATAGAAATGATATGGTTTCATAATTGGGTCTCCTGTCAGAGATCAACAAACATGAAGAGTAGAAACATGTAAAGGAAACCATCTTGTCATATTATGTTGTTGTATTCTTAAGTGTCTTGCACCCTCAAAAGGCAAATGTCTTTTATCACCTTGTGTGCAAATTCAAAATGTATAGCCCTgcctgtgggtgtgtgtgactgtgtcacAGCTTACACAATGCTTTACCTTCTTTCCATTTGTCTTTCTACTTATTAAAAGTGAAGAGTAATCCATACACTCATTCTTCTATAATTCaggcactctctctctctctctctggctcctcTGTCCTTTCAGACAGACGTGACATCACTGTCACAACAACAGCTGTGAGTTGTCTGGACTGTAGAgaacaaccacagacacagacacactggaggGACTGTAATCCTGTATACACTTAATATGAGGGCTGTGGAGTTAATTCCACCTTAATACCCCGTCTAAAAGACAGCAGTGTGGCAAAGTGAGTAGCAGGGACCGGTCCAAATCCTTCCTAATGTCCTTCAAGACATCGTGCACAGAGAATGCTGTAACTTATTCCGACTTGTGAATTCATTATGGAAAGGTTAAAGCAAAAATAAGATTTTAGTCAAATGGAAGCGAAAAGTGTTACTGATTTGTCTTTCTTGTCTTTCGGatgtttaatttagttttttcatggtatttctgttttgttagcTGTTCACATAAAACACATCGTCAGGTCTACTGAGGTTGATGTTTCAGAGCAATTCAGTAAATAGAAAAACATCACCTCACATCAGCAACTGCTGTTTTTCATGCCAAGAGTCCTTTTCCCGACAATTCAAAAGACCAAAAAGTCTGTTCTTGATCCTGTGACTGATACATTTCTGCTACAGTGCAGGTCACTCCTCTTTAAAATCTTAATGGTATTAGTCCCAGCAGGTGTCGGTACATCATTTGCACATTGTTTACTGTGAAATGTTCACAGTGCAATCAAGTTAAGAACTAGATCCAGCAAAGTTGCCATGTTGGCAATTCCCTGACCAGCATCTAGTTAGTTTAGAAACTACAGAAAATTTTAACTAAGTTTCACTAAGGAGGAAGTCAGCACAAGAGATGAAGTGAGAGCAAAGAAAGGGTAGAAATCAATCTGTTCTacctgcatctctctctctttctctctctttagtCTAAATTCTACATTATATGGTTTTAACAATTAGCCACCTGTTAGCATGTAAAGACTGCAGGAAACAATATTTCCTTAAATGACCATAAATGtttattatgtgtatttttttgctatagttaaatgtgtgttaggAAAAGCAGTGGAAGAACCAAAGTCAGATCCCTTGTATGTGCTCACATACAGCCAATAGCCAATAACAGCTGATCCTGACTCTGATTCTGACTCTGTTgactttccttccttctctcatTCCTCACACCTCCAGCATCAGTCTGATAACTAATCCCATATCTTCCCCACTGAATCAGCAGTTGCACTATTACAGATATTCAAGATCCCAGTGGTGTTAGCTCCTCTGGATTATTATACTACCTGGAAAATCAAATTACCTTCAGTGATAACGTTTTCCCATGATCAAGCGAAGATATCCAACAGCTGTCACCACAATGATGTTTTGGGGCATTGCGGCGTCTTATTTTTCCACTGTCCACTCCACACAGAGCGTCAAATCCTGGCTTCAAGCTGTGATTCATTGTATCTCTGGCGACAACAAAGGGATGTGAAATCAAAACGAAAGACTGTGTTCCCcgaaaaacactgtaaaaccGAGTAGCATCCTACCAGAGAAGGGCCAGAGCTTGTCCCTTTGTAGGTCCTGAAGAACCAGCGTCTCAACTCTGCCCATCTACTGGTGAccatttatgtgtctgtgtgtgcatgtgtgtgtgtcaaagctCTTATTGTTAGTTTACAGGGgggacaaagacacacacccacatactcATAGAgccttgaacacacacacacacacacacacacacacacacacgcacacaagaaGAAATTGAATATATAATAAGACTCACACACCTTGCTCCCTAAGGAATGCACATTCAGGAAGACTCTGGAAAATGTGAGGGCATTTGAGGTTgttcaaactaaaacaaaggAGTAAAGGTGTTTAAAGtgcacagcagagaggaggaacttGATACACGATGAAAAGAGATAGAAAGCGACATTAGAGGACCAGAGGGACAGAACGTGAGAGGAAAAGACATCGTGCCAGCCTCTGCTGTGCCACTGTGTCGTGCTGCATGAGCTGCAGGTTCTGCAGCCCAGCTGTTagtgtgtgctgctgcaccGAAGCTATGAAGTCAGTGCATGTGTGGTTTAACTGTGAAGCTAGTAGGTCACTACTAGGACAGTGTGGGATTACCatgctgtgtgtgggtgtgtggacGCGTGTGACGTAGCCCTCAGCTGGTAGCATTCTAACATGTTAATCCCTGACAGATTAGCTAGTGTTTCATTTCTGTTAGCACGCAGCCTTTCTCAATacatttccttcctcctttcattAGTCCTCACTAATTTATTTCCTTCTTTCACTCTGTCTTTATTGATGCTTTggttttgctttgctttatcTCCTGTTTGCCTTGCACTCTGCTGCTTTCTGCCTGCCTTCATCTTCAACACATCATCTAATCTGTCATGAATGGATTAGCATAAGTACACTGATCATTGCACTGATCATTCCCCATCTAGTATTGTCAAATCAGTAGTTCGGGATTATAATGCAGtttgtaaacacaaacactaattGTAGTTCTTGCCTAAAAGTGTTACTAAAAAGTCTAACCAACACATTCACTGTGCACTTGACTTTTCCGGTTCTTAGACTGAGATTTTATCAACATTCCTGAAACACCCTTCTGTTCAATCGCTACATCAAATTTCTGAAACATTTTGGTCtttctgatttctgtctgtACTGTTCAGCATGTaccatggagacagacaggcggaTGGGCGAAGATCCAGCACAACGGataaagcagacagacagagtgaccAAAACGGCAAAgatgtacagacagacagacagacaggcaggcaggcaggcaggcaggcaggcaggcggacacgcagacaggcagacagacagacagacagacagacagacagacagacagacagagacaagcgATCACAAGAACAGAGTCGGTCCAGAATGACAGAACAGAGTTTTATTGTTGGGAAATGTGCTCAGAGGCATTCCAATCCTCCTCCTGCCCTTCATCAATACTGAGATACTgctgactaacacacacacacacacacacacacacacacacacacacacacacacacacacacacacacacacacacacacacacacacacacacacacatacaattatTTCAAAGGAATCAACTGGTTCCAAGAACTGAAGAATTTATTTACCAAATAACTGATACAAATTAATGTGTAAAAGTTACAAAGCAAGACTTAAAATACAGTGACACAGTCAGTGAATGGTGTAAGGAGGCAGTGTGGATGAATGTTTGAGCAGAATAGAAGAGACaattataatgtataatgttcAATTATAATCTTCACAGAGTCACATCATGTGTACAGTTTGATCACATTACCAGTCTTACATTACAATTGCCATGGCTGCGTTTAACATTCTTGTTTGGTCTCAAGTAAAGTGCTAACCTTGGGTAGTTTGCAGGGTGTGAATTGTGATATGTGTGTTCCGTCTTTTCCGAGACCAACCACTCAGCGCTGGTATCAAAGGCAGAGAGTCTAATCAGTGCAAGGCTAACACTAGCATGTGACCATGCAGCTGTAGGTGTGAGACTTCTCCCACGGCTGACTCAGGAACTGACTGGAAAGCGGAAGACTTTGGTTTAAATATGGATTAAGAAGCAAATATTTTTGATGGGATTGTCATATGTTATTTAGAAATTCAGTAGCGATAAATAAGAAATGCTTTGTTTAATGCTGAATAGTGGGTCGACAATCTTTGTTGGAACTGGAATCCAGTTCTTCAAATATTACTGGGGAACAAAATGTAATCCCTGGGCTCAGTGCTTCCATCTTGGGTGCATGCACAATGCAGCCCAAATGGCTATGTTCATGGGTGGGAAGCCTGTGAGGGATCATGCAGTGAAAACCTTTACATGTGTTATGcccagttgaagttgaagttcCCTGCTGTCACGTGAAAGGAAATGAATCCATTTGGATCTGAGGTGATATATGACGTCTGGAGCTGTCCCAGACCAATACAAGACATTTGTCGTGAcgagagcagcagcactgagggGATTGGGTGTTTCAAATgatcagaaaaataatatttcatgtCCAGTCATGTGAAGTTACATCCCCTGATTCTGTCTGGCCACGGCTGTGATGAGAGCAGCACCTTTCCCGCTGCCCTCCTCTGATGGCAAGAAGGTCACGTTACACTGAGGAGCCAAAACTCTGGCAGTCTCTTGGAGGACTCCAGAGAAActagaaacagcagcagcagaagaacaaAATGTCAGGCCAATTGGAAGAGGAAgtaaaataaagagtaaaagaGTAAAAGTGTCTCTTGAATTCAATcaccaacaacaaaacatttcattcaacAGTCCTTTTTTGCACCAGTAGCACACCACAGCTAGAACAAATAAAGATAGCTCACTGTGGATGTAGTTTGTAGAGTGCCCCGTCCACCCCTACAGTGATGTTCAGTTGGGCCagtcctctattctctctcatCTTATCGACCACGGCCGCCATTCCTGCCCCACACAGCTGAGCTGCACGCCGTGACACTGCTCCGCAAACCTGTACGACAATGAAACCATTATCGTTGTTGCAACACTTAACAGACTGTTGGTGCCACAGTTTGCTGAGCCAAACACGATCATATCACTTctcaaacacaagaaaaaaatcttattGAATCTCAGAGTGCAGTTGCAACAGAGAACATGATTTTTTGAGCATCGtggtgtttaaaaatgtaaactcTTAACCTCTGTCTGGCATTTGAGACAAAAAAATAGGCTGTAGAGTTGCAAAATGATGCTATTTTTCATCTAAATGCTTCATTTTACAAGGTTCAAACATTTTGAGGGAAAGTCAAATTGTCATCTAAATGCACCCCCTGTAGTTTACTACTATGCCATTATGACGCATTGTCAAAATGAGAAAAGTACAGGTGTAACCAATAATATTAAGTATGGCTGCAGTGCATGTCGGCAAGAAGACTACTGGTCCTGCACATACTGTGTGTAATAGTCAGTTGATGAAAAGTTAAGCCGTCTGACATTGTGGAGCCAGTAGAGTAATAATATATGTGAGATATGTATatgtgaaaatatcaaaaacaattgctgaaaatgtcaaagtgtTTGTCCTGCATAGTCGTCAGGTacagagcaaaacacacactttgattgGAGTAGATTACAGCATTCTACTTCAGAAGCACACTGGTCTGACAGTTGGCTAAAGTTTGCCTACAGACATGAGTGTTGCTCTTCTACCTCTTTGACAATGATGCTGTCATCACAGGTGCTGTCGAGCCCCAGCTGCTGGAGAATAGATCTGACCTGCAGTAGAGCCAGGCGGTCACTGGAGGGAGACAACGCAGGCACACACGTCAGGAAAATACAGCCAAACAgttcattcaacctttattaATACTCCAGAGATCATTCAGGGTGACTTAGTTAGAGTATATGCTGTCATAtgtacagatacacacacacacacacacacacacacctctctatTTGTGACAGGTATTTGGTTTGGAATATTCCAGGTGTCTTTAAAGCTTCAGTGACATGTCCTCTGGACAGCAGACCTCCTCTGGTTAAATCCAATAATACCTGACGGACAACCTCTCCTAAATACATCCCACTGGTCAGCTTCTCAAAcctgcatgtacacacagaaacatgttaTGTGTTAGATCCACTGAGACTGTCGGTcaatcagaaaacacacagaatccCTGGAAAATGAGACACACGTATATGCGTAATACTAATATGTAGCTTAAACAATACACAGGTGTAGGAATCTCCACATATGCAAAGAGACACTGAGTTACTGTGCTGAAATCCTGAGACACATACGAGGATAAACCACAAGATAACATTCGGTTTGTGTGCTTGATGAGCGAGCAGGGAGCATCCAGAGGCCGCCGCAGGACAAGTGTCTCTAACCTTTGTTTTCCAGGGTTCACTGAGTTTTGGTTCACCTCAATGTCATAAGGTGTGATGATGTCGTCCAGAGAGCCATCATCACCCAGACCCCCCCACTCTGTGTTTATACACATCTTTTGTATCTCAGCATcctcctccattttctctccttctgtcctaTCATCCTGCTGAGAgcacaaacaaataatcaaaaatcAGTGAAACAAAAATCAGTGGAACTTTAAATCACCCCAGCTcactgacaaaataaacactgtGAGCGCTTCATACCATAACTTCCTGTTCTTCAGGGGTCCcctgttctcttttcttttctcctttttgtttaatcttcttaatgtttttcagttccTCCATGTAACAAACATTGGTGCCAGTTCCTGTGAAAAGGGATCACGCAGCTTGAGACAAAATCCAGTTTACTTAGCAACATGCTTGTGGCAAccaaaacatacacaaaccCCTGAATGAGCTTTTTCTAGACCCAAATCATAAAATTCACCATCATAACTACATGTCATCACTACATGGGGTCACATACCGGCAATCAGTCCAATTTCACACTGAGGGTCTTCATAGGCACAGCTCATCATGGTCCCAACCGTGTCATTGACTACGGCTGCAATGTCCAAGTCAAACTCCTGCaaacatacatgtgcacacacagacacacacacacacgttactaACCGGTGCTACTTTGTAGTACGATTATTGCAGAATATGTCCTcataagtacacacacatacacgtgtGTTTTTAATTGCTGTTCTGTTAAAGCTGAGTTCTTGAGGATTTAAGGATTTAGATGACTCAGCATCCAAGAACAtgcactgtaatgtaatgttccCTACATAAGGATATAGAGTCTGGACTTCTATCAAAGACATGTAGATCATTTGTTCTCATAATTTGTGTTAATTTCACGGTGAAACACAGGGGACtctattctgttttattctcaCTCACGTTGCGTCTCTTGATGGCCTCCCTTAGCATGTTAACAACATCATGTCCCTCACAGTCTGTGGCCTTGAAGCCTTTGGTCCAGCTCACCAGTGTGCCCTTCAGAGATACAAAGGTTCAATATGGTTACAAAAGGTTGAAAAATTGATGTTTCtcctttttgtgtctttatagttgtctgtatgtgtgttttactgtgtattttactgtatatgGATAAAAGAGTTTTCTCTGGTTGTAACAAGCCAAAGACTCACACTCTGATGTCCACACTTACAGTATCAATAGCTGTCTGCTCACAGGGGAAAGAGAAGGTGAAGCCTGCAGGAAGATGAGCGTTCTTCATCCCCATGTAGTCCAGGAAGTCACTAACACACTGCGCTATATGATCAAACAGCTAGAGACAGATTAAGTTTTTGAGTGAGAACGGGCCAAGCATGTATTTGactttctgtcatgttttttaagaaaatgaatttgACCTTCCACTTCTGAAGGGCGTCTTGCGTGTAATGAGGTTCTTTGCTCAGTAATCGAGGTATTTGTTAGCTTGTCGTCAATATTTCAGTAAACCAAGTGCTCCAACAAAATGTCCTACCTCTTCTCCAGTGCCCTGCATTATCTCCAGTGGTATGGTGTAGATCTTATGGTAAAGTCGTGCGTTTTGCTGCGAGCCTTTTTTAAAGTTCACCAGCAATGCTCGGAAGTTTGTTCCTCCCAGATCCAAGGCGAGGTACTTTCCATGCTCTAGAAAAACAATTGAATTAAAACCAAATGAGAGAATAAAAAGAGATTGACTCTCTGGTTGGAGGTATGACAACACATTTGctcattgtgtttttcatttacgTGTCTGACCTGTGCCATCAGGTGTGCGGTACACAAAAGAAGGCAGCATCTTGATGGTAGAGGAGCCTTTACTCTTCAGTCCTGTTTCCAGCCCCATCCTCATCCTGTCCTTGACCAACTGGAGCTGCTCCTGGCTCAGTCTGAACGGGGACAGTATCTCATCCACCTGGAATGCAAGGGAGAGATAGTGTACAATACCACATATGATGCCGTTAGTGAAgacaaaatgtgcacacacacacacacacacacacacacacagcatcctAACCTGTTTCCTCCGTGATGCCAGTCGTTGGGCGACTGCTGTCACCAAGGCAGCCCCTTTGCTGCTGCCGCTGTCCGAGAGGACAAACCTGACATGGCACTCAGGAAGCAACCGACGCACTACTTTATGGAGACGTTTGGGATACCTGGAAAAGAAGGAGACTAATGTTTCACCTTGGTCGGGATTCTCGAACAGTTGcagcattatcattattatcactatttTGCAATGTGGAAGTCTGGCATAATGTTGTAAGTTGAGTTaagaaataatatatatgtgtgtgtgcatgtatgtatgtatgtgaattTGGCCAAACGTGCACTGACTTTGGATAAAAAGTGAATATATCTAAAGACTGTACTCTCCCTGTTCATTTCctaacaggcctttttcacagcaaatATTCTGACTTGCCAAAATAAGAGAAACACATGTGTTACTAATAACGTTCATTTTCCTACTTTGGCCTATTAATGTGCATCGCTGGCAAATGAAGACGATATTTGGTGGACCATGATAACCTACTGTGGGTGTGTCTTGTACACAGTTCCATCCACACCGACAGTGATCCTAAGTGTCCTCAAACTGCGGTTTCGCCTAATTCGAGTCAAGATGGCAGCCAGTACAGCAGCCACCAGATTTGAGGACCTGAAGGACACTATAGTGCTGACATGTTGAACAGCAGCACAATCATCAGGCGATGGGGTCATATCAAGCTCTGTGAGGATGTCTTTGGTGTTCTTCAGACCATTTTTGTACCTGAAATATACAGACATCAGATATCGTTTGTTTTTACACCGAGggcatgtgacacacacacacacacacacacacacacacagataacttACTCTTCCATGGCTGCCACATGTGCAGTGGTTATCTTCCCTTTAGTCCTCAGGGCAACAGATACTTTTCCATCAAACAGCAGTCCAAGTTTAGCCATCTTTAACACAACCAGCCTCACTAACTCACCCAGATACATCCCACTGACCATCTTCTCAAAGCTACAATTGtgggaaagacagaaacagaaggcTTTAAAGATCATATAGTGTCACACATGCTGTGCCACATCATGTCATATCACGCGAAAAGGCAAAGCTGCTTTCCTCACATTTGTTTTCCGGGGTTGTGGGAGGCTGCATCAACATCCCTGTCAAACTCAGTGATGAAATCATCTAGTGCCCCGTCGTCTCCAAAGCCTCCCCACTCAGTGTTCACACACATCCTGCCCTCGTCTCCCTCCACCAGGTCAACGTGACGAAGCGCCTCCATGTAGCACGCATTGGTGCCAGTgcctaaacacacagacatacaggaAACTCACTGTGgttacattcatttcctgtttttaaatcatcacAAAGGTGTAACAGCTAAACTAATCTTAAAATGAAGGCCTAACCCACTCAAAATAGTTGAGTCAAAATGGcttaaatgtcacacacacaaaacacacactccctcacacacatggATTAAGACAACAAACCACTAGAGGGAGAAACAATTTAACTAAAGGTGCACACCAACATCCTGAAGTAGAAGTTTATGAAACAGTGAACATCAACTTATGCCCAAATTTggcatttttctattttcaattTCTAGCTTTCCTGATATTTCAGAAGGTGATGAAGGATGAAGGTTATGATCTTAAGTGTGGATTGGCTGCGAAGAAGCATCCCGGAACAGGAACAATGAAATGTGTGAATCTGATTATATGGACTCACCAATGATGAGTCCTACTTCACAGTACGGGTCATCAAAACCGCAGGTCATCATGGTTGCTACAGTGTCGTTAACCATGGCTAACACCTCCACATCCATGCCCTGCAGAGTGAGTCACAGTGATACATGAGGTTAAAATAACATCAACTACATGTCTAGAATGAGCTCCTCATCAAAAGCCATGTCTTAGTACATTTATGGGCCTGTCTGCTAAATGAAAGATAGTTTGTGGGTCATACAGGTAAGGGAATATTAGCTTATATAT is a window of Pempheris klunzingeri isolate RE-2024b chromosome 1, fPemKlu1.hap1, whole genome shotgun sequence DNA encoding:
- the LOC139210287 gene encoding hexokinase HKDC1-like, which translates into the protein MFAVHLVSFFFSKLQEDPTKKVDRFLYAMRLHDDQLKDISAHFQAEMTKGLSSESNAAAAVKMLPTHVRSTPDGTEKGQFLALDLGGSKFKVLQVKVREGMGIRRGGVEMEERTYPMQEELLIGRGTELFDHVSESLKDFLQEKNISLEKKHPLAFTFSFPCEQSSLDQGLLLSWSKNYRVRGLQGKDVVQALREAVDRTGGMDVEVLAMVNDTVATMMTCGFDDPYCEVGLIIGTGTNACYMEALRHVDLVEGDEGRMCVNTEWGGFGDDGALDDFITEFDRDVDAASHNPGKQIFEKMVSGMYLGELVRLVVLKMAKLGLLFDGKVSVALRTKGKITTAHVAAMEEYKNGLKNTKDILTELDMTPSPDDCAAVQHVSTIVSFRSSNLVAAVLAAILTRIRRNRSLRTLRITVGVDGTVYKTHPQYPKRLHKVVRRLLPECHVRFVLSDSGSSKGAALVTAVAQRLASRRKQVDEILSPFRLSQEQLQLVKDRMRMGLETGLKSKGSSTIKMLPSFVYRTPDGTEHGKYLALDLGGTNFRALLVNFKKGSQQNARLYHKIYTIPLEIMQGTGEELFDHIAQCVSDFLDYMGMKNAHLPAGFTFSFPCEQTAIDTGTLVSWTKGFKATDCEGHDVVNMLREAIKRRNEFDLDIAAVVNDTVGTMMSCAYEDPQCEIGLIAGTGTNVCYMEELKNIKKIKQKGEKKREQGTPEEQEVMQDDRTEGEKMEEDAEIQKMCINTEWGGLGDDGSLDDIITPYDIEVNQNSVNPGKQRFEKLTSGMYLGEVVRQVLLDLTRGGLLSRGHVTEALKTPGIFQTKYLSQIESDRLALLQVRSILQQLGLDSTCDDSIIVKEVCGAVSRRAAQLCGAGMAAVVDKMRENRGLAQLNITVGVDGALYKLHPHFSGVLQETARVLAPQCNVTFLPSEEGSGKGAALITAVARQNQGM